The Petropleomorpha daqingensis genome includes a window with the following:
- a CDS encoding carboxymuconolactone decarboxylase family protein, with translation MSWIGEPGQDDGAVAAAYDRDRATLGYVANFTKTFAHRPAVYEAWRGLNGAIKASMDPRRYELATMAAALRLRSSYCSLAHAKVLVEQLDGAAALAALLDGHGGLDPVERAVVRLADTVAAGAASMTEGDLTELRDLGLDEAEILDVVLAAAARCFFSTVLDATGTEPDAAFRAFAPEFRDALTVGRPIASA, from the coding sequence ATGAGCTGGATCGGAGAACCTGGCCAGGACGACGGCGCGGTCGCGGCCGCCTACGACCGCGACCGCGCCACCCTCGGGTACGTCGCCAACTTCACGAAGACCTTCGCGCACCGGCCCGCCGTCTACGAGGCGTGGCGCGGGCTCAACGGCGCGATCAAGGCCTCCATGGACCCGCGCCGCTACGAGCTGGCCACGATGGCGGCCGCGCTGCGGCTCCGGTCGAGCTACTGCTCGCTGGCCCACGCCAAGGTGCTGGTCGAGCAGCTGGACGGCGCGGCCGCCCTCGCGGCGCTGCTCGACGGGCACGGGGGCCTCGACCCGGTGGAGCGCGCCGTCGTCCGGCTGGCCGACACGGTCGCCGCCGGTGCCGCGAGCATGACCGAGGGCGACCTCACCGAGCTCCGCGACCTGGGCCTCGACGAGGCGGAGATCCTCGACGTCGTCCTCGCCGCCGCGGCCCGGTGCTTCTTCAGCACCGTGCTCGACGCGACCGGCACCGAGCCGGACGCCGCCTTCCGGGCGTTCGCGCCGGAGTTCCGCGACGCCCTGACCGTCGGCCGGCCGATCGCGAGCGCCTGA
- the ligD gene encoding non-homologous end-joining DNA ligase, translating into MVEQQRQRVRVDGRQLTVSNLDKVLFPDVSFTKAQVIDYYVRIAPVLLPHLSGRPVTFTRWPDGVEGQAFFEKNTARHAPDWVRRVTVPSPGSSRGREMLEMVLLETVADLAWAANLAALELHVPQWQIGSKKQPALPDLLVLDLDPGPNTGIYECCLVAERLRERLVHDGLDPVVKTSGSKGMQVYAPIRVTDREHPSRYAKQLAQDLSEETPDEVVWRMEKVLRPGKVLVDWSQNNPAKTTVAPYSLRARPDATVSTPLGWDEVEAVVDGADPGSLRFRTEAVLERVEEYGDLFDVADRQRATLPEADPRA; encoded by the coding sequence GTGGTAGAGCAGCAGCGCCAGCGGGTGCGGGTCGACGGACGGCAGCTGACCGTCTCGAACCTGGACAAGGTCCTCTTCCCGGACGTCTCGTTCACCAAGGCCCAGGTGATCGACTACTACGTCCGCATCGCGCCGGTGCTGCTGCCGCACCTCTCCGGCCGGCCGGTCACCTTCACCCGCTGGCCGGACGGCGTCGAGGGCCAGGCGTTCTTCGAGAAGAACACCGCGCGGCACGCGCCGGACTGGGTGCGCCGGGTGACCGTGCCGAGCCCGGGCAGCTCCCGGGGCCGGGAGATGCTCGAGATGGTGCTGCTGGAGACCGTCGCGGACCTGGCCTGGGCGGCCAACCTCGCCGCGCTCGAGCTGCACGTGCCGCAGTGGCAGATCGGATCGAAGAAGCAGCCCGCGCTGCCCGACCTGCTGGTGCTCGACCTCGACCCCGGCCCGAACACCGGCATCTACGAGTGCTGCCTGGTCGCCGAGCGGCTGCGTGAGCGGCTGGTCCACGACGGGCTGGACCCGGTGGTGAAGACCTCCGGCTCGAAGGGCATGCAGGTCTACGCGCCGATCCGGGTCACCGACCGGGAGCACCCGAGCCGGTACGCCAAGCAGCTCGCCCAGGACCTGTCGGAGGAGACCCCCGACGAGGTGGTCTGGCGCATGGAGAAGGTGCTGCGGCCGGGCAAGGTGCTCGTCGACTGGAGCCAGAACAACCCCGCGAAGACGACGGTGGCGCCCTACTCGCTGCGCGCCCGCCCCGACGCGACCGTCTCCACGCCGCTGGGCTGGGACGAGGTCGAGGCGGTCGTCGACGGGGCCGATCCGGGTTCGCTGCGGTTCCGCACGGAGGCGGTGCTGGAGCGGGTCGAGGAGTACGGCGACCTGTTCGACGTCGCCGATCGGCAGCGCGCCACCCTGCCGGAGGCCGACCCCCGCGCCTGA
- the ligD gene encoding non-homologous end-joining DNA ligase has product MPTRRPPGADPLAEYRRKRDPARTAEPVPAEGQPLPRGEDDTFVVQEHHTPRGRGERVHWDLRLERDGVLKSWAVPKSPPLEPGVNRLAVPTEDHPLEYASFAGEIAAGEYGGGHVTIWDAGRYATEKWDDRHVIVHFEGRRLHGRYVLFPLSDGTWNIKRLDPAEALLPPRLAREDFTPMLATPGELPADDDRWGYEFKWDGVRAVAFVTGGRLQLRSRKGDDITVRYPELQRLPDTLAGHDVVVDGEVVALDEQGRPDFGALQNRMHRTGPEVPKMAADKPVTYLVFDLLAVDGEDLLDRPYAERRERLEALEASGHRWGATPWFAGGGRTIAAAGLENGLEGVVAKRLDSPYRPGVRGPEWVKVKNFRTQSVVVGGWRPGKGRRAGGIGSLLFGVHDDEGRLVYAGHVGTGFTDAHLRELKGLLHRRTTSPFDGTLPREVTRDAVWVEPDLVGEVAYGVWTADGRLRHPSWRGIRDDLDPEDVVVEW; this is encoded by the coding sequence GTGCCCACCCGCCGTCCCCCGGGCGCCGACCCGCTCGCCGAGTACCGCCGCAAGCGGGATCCGGCGCGCACCGCGGAGCCCGTGCCGGCGGAGGGGCAGCCGCTGCCGCGGGGCGAGGACGACACCTTCGTCGTCCAGGAGCACCACACCCCGCGTGGCCGCGGTGAGCGGGTGCACTGGGACCTGCGGCTGGAGCGCGACGGCGTCCTGAAGAGCTGGGCGGTGCCGAAGTCACCGCCGCTCGAGCCGGGCGTGAACCGGCTGGCCGTGCCGACCGAGGACCACCCGCTGGAGTACGCCTCCTTCGCGGGCGAGATCGCCGCCGGCGAGTACGGCGGCGGGCACGTGACGATCTGGGACGCCGGGCGCTACGCGACCGAGAAGTGGGACGACCGGCACGTCATCGTGCACTTCGAGGGGCGCCGGCTGCACGGCCGCTACGTCCTGTTCCCGCTGTCGGACGGCACCTGGAACATCAAGCGGCTCGACCCGGCCGAGGCCCTCCTGCCCCCGCGGCTGGCCCGCGAGGACTTCACCCCGATGCTGGCCACCCCCGGCGAGCTCCCGGCTGACGACGACCGGTGGGGCTACGAGTTCAAGTGGGACGGCGTCCGCGCGGTGGCGTTCGTGACCGGCGGCCGGCTGCAGCTGCGCTCGCGCAAGGGCGACGACATCACCGTCCGCTATCCCGAGCTGCAGCGGCTGCCCGACACGCTGGCCGGGCACGACGTGGTCGTCGACGGCGAGGTCGTGGCCCTGGACGAGCAGGGCCGGCCGGACTTCGGCGCGCTGCAGAACCGGATGCACCGGACCGGTCCCGAGGTCCCGAAGATGGCGGCGGACAAGCCGGTCACCTACCTCGTGTTCGACCTGCTCGCGGTCGACGGCGAGGACCTGCTCGACCGCCCCTACGCCGAGCGCCGGGAGCGGCTGGAGGCGCTGGAGGCCAGCGGGCACCGCTGGGGGGCCACGCCGTGGTTCGCCGGGGGAGGGCGGACGATCGCCGCGGCGGGCCTCGAGAACGGGCTCGAGGGCGTCGTCGCCAAGCGGCTCGACTCGCCCTACCGGCCCGGGGTCCGCGGCCCGGAGTGGGTCAAGGTCAAGAACTTCCGCACCCAGTCGGTCGTCGTCGGCGGCTGGCGGCCGGGCAAGGGGCGGCGGGCCGGCGGGATCGGCTCGCTGCTGTTCGGCGTCCACGACGACGAGGGCCGGCTGGTCTACGCCGGCCACGTCGGCACCGGCTTCACCGACGCCCACCTGCGCGAGCTGAAGGGGCTGCTGCACCGCCGCACGACCTCGCCGTTCGACGGCACGCTGCCGCGCGAGGTCACCCGCGACGCGGTGTGGGTCGAGCCCGACCTCGTCGGGGAGGTCGCCTACGGGGTGTGGACGGCGGACGGCCGGCTGCGCCACCCTTCCTGGCGGGGGATCCGGGACGACCTGGACCCGGAGGACGTGGTGGTCGAGTGGTAG
- a CDS encoding Ku protein produces MRSIWRGAVSFGLVSIGVKLYSATEDKDIRFHQVHATDGGRIKYQRVCSIDGEPVEYSEIAKGYELPDGQLVILTDEDFDELPLSTRREIDVLEFVEADQIDPIHFEKTYYLEPDGPATRPYVLLRDALENAGQVAITKIALRQRESLAALRVRDGVLVLHTMRWPDEIRTPDFGFLDEDISVRPQELQMAEALISSMSGEFDPGEFTDDYRAAMESLIEAKTTGGDVQPVPEVADTGAAVVDLMSALRASVERARGGDAKPAPAKKAAPTAKVPAKKAAPAKKAAAAKKTTAAKKTTTAKKTTAKKAAAEAPAKRARRSA; encoded by the coding sequence ATGCGATCGATCTGGCGCGGGGCGGTGTCGTTCGGCCTGGTCAGCATCGGTGTGAAGCTGTACTCCGCCACCGAGGACAAGGACATCCGGTTCCACCAGGTGCACGCCACCGACGGCGGCCGGATCAAGTACCAGCGGGTCTGCTCCATCGACGGCGAGCCGGTCGAGTACTCCGAGATCGCCAAGGGCTACGAGCTGCCCGACGGGCAGCTGGTGATCCTCACCGACGAGGACTTCGACGAACTGCCGCTGTCGACCCGCCGCGAGATCGACGTGCTCGAGTTCGTCGAGGCCGACCAGATCGACCCGATCCACTTCGAGAAGACCTACTACCTGGAGCCCGACGGCCCGGCGACCCGCCCGTACGTGCTGCTGCGTGACGCGCTGGAGAACGCCGGCCAGGTGGCGATCACCAAGATCGCCCTGCGGCAGCGGGAGTCGCTGGCCGCGCTGCGCGTCCGCGACGGCGTGCTGGTGCTGCACACCATGCGCTGGCCCGACGAGATCCGGACGCCGGACTTCGGCTTCCTCGACGAGGACATCTCGGTGCGGCCGCAGGAGCTGCAGATGGCCGAGGCGCTGATCTCCTCGATGTCCGGCGAGTTCGACCCGGGTGAGTTCACCGACGACTACCGCGCCGCGATGGAGTCGCTGATCGAGGCGAAGACCACCGGCGGCGACGTGCAGCCGGTGCCCGAGGTGGCCGACACCGGCGCCGCCGTGGTCGACCTGATGAGCGCGCTGCGGGCGTCGGTGGAGCGGGCTCGCGGGGGCGACGCCAAGCCCGCCCCGGCGAAGAAGGCGGCCCCCACGGCGAAGGTGCCGGCCAAGAAGGCGGCCCCGGCCAAGAAGGCCGCTGCCGCCAAGAAGACGACCGCCGCCAAGAAGACCACGACGGCGAAGAAGACGACCGCCAAGAAGGCCGCCGCCGAGGCGCCGGCCAAGCGCGCCCGCCGCAGCGCCTGA
- a CDS encoding DUF1360 domain-containing protein, producing the protein MAITDELRRWARSQQRQYAHGEPRPLGGLLGAMGVYSAVVAAGAAAVRVSGKRLPDRIPLGDAVLLTVATFRTARTIAKDPVTSPLRAPFTTYEGTSGEAEVAEGIREHGGVKHAIGELVTCPFCLAQWVASALAFSYVAAPRATRMAALTMTAVAGADVLQFVYDAIQNGALEGDDGGQ; encoded by the coding sequence ATGGCGATCACGGACGAGCTGCGCCGGTGGGCCCGCAGCCAGCAGCGGCAGTACGCCCACGGGGAGCCGCGACCGCTCGGCGGGCTGCTCGGGGCGATGGGCGTGTACTCGGCGGTGGTCGCCGCGGGAGCGGCCGCCGTCCGGGTGTCCGGCAAGCGGCTGCCCGACCGGATCCCGCTCGGGGACGCCGTCCTGCTGACCGTCGCGACCTTCCGGACGGCGCGCACCATCGCCAAGGACCCGGTCACCAGCCCCCTGCGCGCGCCGTTCACCACGTACGAGGGCACGTCGGGCGAGGCGGAGGTCGCCGAGGGGATCCGGGAGCACGGCGGCGTGAAGCACGCGATCGGCGAGCTCGTCACCTGCCCGTTCTGCCTCGCCCAGTGGGTCGCCAGCGCGTTGGCCTTCTCCTACGTCGCCGCGCCCCGGGCCACGCGGATGGCGGCGCTCACGATGACCGCGGTCGCGGGGGCCGACGTCCTGCAGTTCGTCTACGACGCGATCCAGAACGGCGCACTGGAAGGCGACGACGGGGGACAATGA
- a CDS encoding STAS domain-containing protein, giving the protein MTTSDLPAEGQHDVPAEGAEAPFDDVITLSTSTGEDGTVTVTVVGEVDTFTAPVLRSSLDSQLEQSPRELVIDLSGVQFLGSAGLAVLVETQKSARSRDVSLRLIATTRAVTRPLEVTGLIDLFTIADSASS; this is encoded by the coding sequence GTGACGACTTCCGACCTGCCCGCCGAGGGCCAGCACGACGTGCCGGCCGAGGGTGCCGAGGCGCCGTTCGACGACGTCATCACCCTGTCCACCTCCACCGGTGAGGACGGCACGGTCACGGTGACGGTCGTCGGTGAGGTGGACACCTTCACCGCTCCCGTGCTGCGCAGTTCTCTGGACAGCCAGCTGGAGCAGTCGCCGCGCGAACTGGTGATCGATCTCTCGGGGGTGCAGTTCCTGGGCTCGGCCGGGCTGGCCGTGCTCGTGGAGACGCAGAAGTCGGCCCGCTCGCGCGACGTGAGCCTGCGCCTGATCGCCACCACCCGCGCCGTCACCCGGCCGCTCGAGGTGACCGGTCTGATCGACCTGTTCACGATCGCCGACAGCGCGTCCAGCTGA